GTTCTGTCTGATTTTCAGCCGCTACGCGTTGCTTGTGCATGAATACCTCCAGACTTCGCTCGTTGCTCGAAGTCCTGACTTCATTGGAACATCGGTTGATCGACGGAAGGCGTAGCGGTCGGTGGGCGGTGCCGCCGCGTATCGCGCGCGCGCCCATCCCGGCATCAATGCGCGCCCGCCAGTTCGGCGCGCAGATCCTGCAGCGCGTTGCGGGCCTGCGCAAGCCGCTCGACCAGTTGCGCCGACGCCCGCGTGAGCGGCATACGCGTTTCGTCCGTGAGCGGATGGTCGAACGCGAGCATCGCCTTGATCGCGGCGGGGTTGGGCGCCGCAAAGAGCAGGCGCAGCAACGGCGCGAGATTGTCGAAAAGCCGCTTTGCGTGGTCGTCGCGGCCGTCGCGGTGCAGTTCGCCCACCTCGACGAGCAGGTCCGCGCAGACATGCGCGCTCGCGAGGATGCCGCCCGCGCCGCCCGCGTCGAGGCATTCGACAAACGCGTCGTCCGTGCCGCACAGCACGTTGAGCGGCAGACCGCGCAGCGCGGCGAACTGATCCTTCACGCATTCCTTGATCGCGACGACGTTGTCGAACTCGAGCAGCCGGTCGACGGTTTGCGTCGCGATCGCGACGCCCGTGCGATGCGGCACGTCGTACAGCACGATCGGGCGTTCGGTTGCGCACGCAACCTGTTCGAAGTGCCATTGCACGCCGGCCTGATCGGGACACACGTAGGCAGGCGCCGATACGAGATAACCGGCGCAATTCCAGCGCTCGTAGCGGCCGATCTCGCGCACCACGTCG
The nucleotide sequence above comes from Paraburkholderia sp. SOS3. Encoded proteins:
- a CDS encoding 4-hydroxy-tetrahydrodipicolinate synthase family protein; its protein translation is MVSGIWLPIVTPFRNGDVDTEGLQRLADYYLRTEISGFVALGTTGEAALLSESERVTVLQALLDVVGDRLPVLIGAGGFDTRDVVREIGRYERWNCAGYLVSAPAYVCPDQAGVQWHFEQVACATERPIVLYDVPHRTGVAIATQTVDRLLEFDNVVAIKECVKDQFAALRGLPLNVLCGTDDAFVECLDAGGAGGILASAHVCADLLVEVGELHRDGRDDHAKRLFDNLAPLLRLLFAAPNPAAIKAMLAFDHPLTDETRMPLTRASAQLVERLAQARNALQDLRAELAGAH